A section of the Candidatus Legionella polyplacis genome encodes:
- the grxD gene encoding Grx4 family monothiol glutaredoxin, which yields MDLIKKQINENPIILYMKGNPDNPKCGFSEKAVRYIIACNIENFKYVDVLENNDIRKELPKYSNWPTFPQLYVNGKLIGGSDIIENLFNQGKLKTILQNN from the coding sequence ATTGATCTTATCAAAAAACAAATCAACGAAAACCCAATCATTCTATATATGAAAGGAAATCCTGATAATCCTAAATGTGGATTTTCTGAAAAAGCTGTAAGATATATCATTGCTTGTAACATAGAAAATTTCAAATACGTAGACGTATTAGAAAATAATGACATACGTAAGGAACTGCCAAAATACTCTAATTGGCCAACATTTCCTCAACTATATGTAAACGGAAAGTTAATAGGAGGATCAGATATTATAGAAAATCTTTTTAATCAAGGAAAACTAAAAACAATACTACAAAACAATTAA
- a CDS encoding superoxide dismutase, with translation MAFSLSPLPYEMDALVPFLSKETIYFHYEKHHRTYLNNLNRLIAGTKYESFTIEDIVRCSSGELFNNSAQVWNHTFYWRCLSPVSGGNPVGKIYDIIVNNFGSFDKFKDSFTNSSLSFFGSGWVWLVLDNNKDNSVKIETTINAYNPLIQDKIPLLTLDLWEHSYYIDYRNSRIDYINSFWNLVNWEFINSRVC, from the coding sequence ATGGCATTTAGTTTATCTCCACTCCCTTATGAAATGGATGCGCTTGTTCCTTTTTTATCAAAAGAGACTATATATTTTCATTATGAGAAACATCATCGTACTTATTTGAATAATCTTAATAGGTTAATTGCTGGTACTAAATATGAATCTTTTACTATAGAAGATATTGTACGATGTTCATCTGGAGAATTGTTTAATAATTCTGCACAAGTATGGAATCATACATTTTATTGGAGGTGTTTGAGTCCTGTTTCTGGTGGTAATCCAGTTGGAAAGATTTATGACATTATTGTCAATAATTTTGGGTCATTTGATAAATTTAAGGATAGTTTTACTAATAGTTCTTTATCTTTTTTTGGATCTGGATGGGTTTGGTTAGTATTAGACAATAATAAAGATAATTCAGTAAAAATTGAGACTACTATTAATGCATATAATCCATTAATCCAAGATAAAATTCCATTATTAACACTTGATTTATGGGAACATTCTTACTATATAGATTATAGAAATTCTAGAATAGATTATATTAATTCGTTTTGGAATTTAGTTAATTGGGAATTTATTAACAGTAGAGTTTGTTAG
- the rlmB gene encoding 23S rRNA (guanosine(2251)-2'-O)-methyltransferase RlmB: MHNYYVYGFHPVHLLLLNNKKNIDNNIKKIIINKTRNDIRFQKIIQLANKNNILIERISINKIRKMYPNILHQGIIAITNNNKYFHNEKKLEKLIKNKKNSNLIVILDGITDPQNLGSCIRTASLSKVDFILIQKKNNTTRFTHIINKTSCGSLHYIPIITTTNLIRSIKTLKKNKIWIFGSTPEANKNLYTIDFKSTNIALIFGSENKGIRCSVKQQCDFLFSIPTFNNELKCLNISVSVGICLYEIIRQKLYNK; this comes from the coding sequence ATGCATAATTATTATGTATACGGATTTCATCCAGTACATTTACTATTATTAAATAATAAAAAAAACATTGACAACAACATAAAAAAAATAATCATTAACAAAACAAGAAATGACATACGTTTTCAAAAAATTATTCAATTAGCTAATAAAAATAATATTCTTATTGAAAGAATTTCAATAAATAAAATTAGAAAAATGTATCCTAATATCCTTCATCAAGGAATTATCGCAATCACTAACAATAATAAATATTTTCATAATGAAAAAAAACTAGAAAAATTAATTAAAAATAAAAAAAATTCTAACTTAATAGTAATATTAGATGGAATAACAGATCCACAAAATTTAGGCTCATGCATAAGAACAGCAAGTTTATCTAAAGTAGATTTTATACTAATACAAAAAAAAAATAACACAACAAGATTTACCCATATTATTAATAAAACTTCTTGTGGATCATTACACTATATACCAATTATTACAACAACTAATTTAATCAGATCTATAAAAACCTTAAAAAAAAATAAAATATGGATCTTCGGTTCTACACCAGAAGCAAATAAAAATTTATACACAATCGACTTTAAATCAACAAATATTGCTTTAATATTTGGATCCGAAAACAAAGGGATACGTTGTTCTGTTAAACAACAATGTGACTTTTTATTTTCAATTCCAACATTCAATAACGAACTAAAATGTCTAAATATTTCTGTATCAGTAGGAATTTGTCTATACGAAATTATAAGACAAAAATTATATAACAAATAA
- the rsmA gene encoding 16S rRNA (adenine(1518)-N(6)/adenine(1519)-N(6))-dimethyltransferase RsmA, which yields MSKQYRHIYQKKFGQNFLKSKKIIKKILHLLNINPKDKTIEIGPGLGAITKYLLKKLNQLIAIDIDKTIQKPLLKLPYSNKLKLIIKNALDIDYSQWGKNLHIVGNLPYNISIQLLIYLIKYKKFISTMHFMIQKEVALRLIASPSSKKYGQLTIIMQYNYRIQYLFTVKPENFSPKPKVTSSMIKLIPYSHPLSKTTDYLLLNKVIKKAFSTRRKTLLNNFKPILKQQHFIKLQINPKLRPEQIDINDYIKITNFIKKYSIQCH from the coding sequence ATGTCTAAACAATATCGCCACATTTACCAAAAAAAATTTGGACAAAATTTTTTAAAATCAAAAAAAATAATCAAAAAAATTCTACATTTACTAAATATTAATCCAAAAGACAAAACTATAGAAATAGGCCCTGGCTTAGGTGCAATAACTAAATATCTATTAAAAAAATTAAATCAATTAATAGCAATAGATATAGACAAAACAATTCAAAAACCATTACTTAAACTTCCATATTCCAATAAATTAAAATTAATTATAAAAAACGCATTAGACATAGATTATTCCCAATGGGGGAAGAATTTACACATAGTAGGGAATTTACCTTATAATATATCAATACAGCTATTAATATATCTTATAAAATATAAAAAATTTATTAGCACAATGCATTTTATGATACAAAAAGAGGTTGCTTTAAGATTAATAGCAAGTCCATCTTCCAAGAAATATGGACAATTGACAATCATTATGCAATACAATTATAGAATTCAATACTTATTTACAGTAAAACCAGAAAATTTTTCTCCAAAACCAAAAGTAACCTCATCAATGATAAAATTAATTCCATATTCTCATCCTCTAAGTAAAACCACAGACTATTTATTACTGAATAAAGTAATAAAAAAAGCATTTTCAACACGTCGAAAAACTTTATTAAATAATTTTAAACCAATATTAAAACAACAACATTTTATCAAATTACAAATCAATCCTAAATTAAGACCCGAACAGATTGATATTAATGATTATATTAAAATTACAAATTTTATAAAAAAATACTCTATACAATGTCATTAA
- the dcd gene encoding dCTP deaminase, with product MPIKSDNWIKYMSTTHNMINPFEKTNIRKKGNKKIISYGLSSYGYDARCSNEFKIFTNINSVIVDPKNFNKNSFLNSSKNTCTIPPNSFVLTRTIEYFKIPRNILAICIGKSTYARCGIITNITPIEPEWEGHITIELSNSTNLPVKIYAKEGIIQIIFLESDSNCSISYQDKKGKYQKQIGIKLPCL from the coding sequence ATGCCAATAAAATCAGATAATTGGATTAAATATATGTCTACAACTCATAATATGATTAATCCATTTGAAAAAACAAATATTAGAAAAAAAGGGAACAAAAAAATAATTTCGTATGGATTATCTAGCTATGGATATGATGCCAGATGTTCTAATGAATTTAAAATTTTCACTAATATAAATTCCGTTATTGTAGATCCAAAGAACTTTAACAAAAATAGTTTTCTAAATTCATCAAAAAATACTTGTACAATACCACCTAATTCATTTGTATTAACAAGAACAATAGAATACTTTAAAATACCAAGAAATATTTTGGCAATTTGTATAGGAAAATCTACATATGCAAGATGCGGAATTATAACTAATATAACACCAATAGAACCAGAATGGGAAGGACATATAACAATAGAATTATCTAATTCCACAAATTTACCAGTAAAAATATATGCAAAAGAAGGAATCATACAAATAATTTTTTTAGAATCCGACTCAAACTGCTCAATATCTTATCAAGACAAAAAAGGAAAATATCAAAAACAAATAGGAATAAAACTACCATGTTTGTAA
- the rnr gene encoding ribonuclease R, with the protein MKKKINHKTIKNYSLKIGKFFIKKNIGYVIPYNKTLKNIIFIHKKFYLGAISGQIVLVSTTYSAKEYKTNGKIIKILGNSITTEIETKAIILSNKIPYKWPKKILTETKKIPQYIKKSEFKKRKDLRKIPFITIDNENAQDLDDAIYCKQTPKKNYQLYVAIADVSHYIPINSLIDKEAAKRGNSIYFPNKVIPMLPEKLSNNICSLLPNKDRLCIIIEINIHKNGKINNTYFYKGIFRSYAQLTYNQVNKWINAKNIDNKHKKNWTIIKKLYQLKQILLKNRKLRGALKLNNTDISLKLNTEKKIKKIISVKKNDAHDIIEECMLMVNTEIAKLLIKYKIPSIYRIHENPDKKKIKKLFLFLNRIGFETKNNKLIESKDIQKIINEIHKKPKYYFLESTIIKSMKRAKYSEKNIGHFGLAYKEYTHFTSPIRRYSDLLIHRAISHIIEYKSSKNFYYSQTDIKKLSKHCSFTEKRSDKVTKNLILWLKCNFLQKKIGKQIQGTIISITHFNIIVDLKKWHLKGIIYIKTLKDDHYIFNNIKYNLIGKKNKNIYNLGDTINVSITNININKKKVILQLINKL; encoded by the coding sequence ATGAAAAAAAAAATAAATCACAAAACTATTAAAAATTATTCTCTAAAAATAGGAAAATTTTTTATAAAAAAAAATATAGGATATGTTATACCTTATAATAAAACTTTAAAAAATATAATCTTCATTCATAAAAAATTTTATCTAGGAGCTATATCTGGACAAATAGTATTAGTAAGCACTACATATTCAGCAAAAGAATATAAAACAAACGGAAAAATTATAAAAATTTTAGGAAATAGCATAACAACAGAAATAGAAACAAAAGCAATAATATTGTCTAATAAAATTCCTTATAAATGGCCAAAAAAAATATTAACTGAGACGAAAAAAATCCCACAATACATAAAAAAATCTGAATTCAAAAAAAGAAAAGATCTAAGAAAAATACCATTTATTACAATAGATAATGAAAATGCACAAGACCTAGATGATGCAATATATTGTAAACAAACACCTAAAAAAAATTATCAACTTTATGTAGCTATTGCTGATGTTAGCCATTATATTCCAATTAATTCACTAATTGATAAAGAAGCAGCAAAAAGAGGAAACTCTATATATTTCCCTAATAAAGTTATACCAATGCTTCCAGAGAAACTGTCCAACAATATATGTTCATTATTACCAAACAAAGATAGATTATGTATAATCATTGAAATTAATATCCATAAAAATGGAAAAATTAATAATACATATTTTTATAAAGGAATTTTTCGTTCATATGCTCAACTCACTTATAATCAAGTAAATAAATGGATAAATGCAAAAAATATTGACAACAAACATAAAAAAAATTGGACTATTATCAAAAAACTGTATCAATTAAAACAAATTTTACTTAAAAATCGAAAATTACGTGGAGCACTAAAATTAAACAATACAGACATTTCACTAAAATTAAACACAGAAAAAAAAATCAAAAAAATAATATCTGTAAAAAAAAATGATGCACATGATATTATTGAAGAATGTATGCTAATGGTTAATACAGAAATTGCAAAATTATTAATAAAATATAAAATTCCATCCATATACAGAATCCATGAGAATCCAGACAAAAAGAAAATAAAAAAATTATTTCTATTTCTAAATAGAATAGGATTTGAAACTAAAAATAATAAATTAATCGAATCAAAAGATATACAAAAAATAATAAATGAAATTCATAAAAAACCTAAATACTATTTCCTTGAATCAACAATAATAAAATCAATGAAACGAGCAAAATATAGCGAAAAAAATATAGGACATTTCGGACTAGCTTACAAAGAATATACACATTTTACCTCTCCAATACGTAGATATTCAGATTTACTAATTCACAGAGCTATATCACACATTATCGAATATAAATCATCTAAAAATTTTTACTATTCTCAAACAGATATTAAGAAATTAAGCAAACATTGCAGTTTCACAGAAAAACGTTCAGATAAAGTCACAAAAAATCTAATTTTATGGTTAAAATGCAATTTTTTACAAAAAAAAATAGGAAAACAAATACAAGGAACAATAATATCAATTACTCATTTTAATATAATCGTAGATTTAAAAAAATGGCACTTAAAAGGAATAATTTATATAAAAACATTAAAAGATGATCATTATATCTTTAATAATATCAAATATAATTTGATTGGAAAAAAAAATAAAAATATATATAATTTAGGAGATACCATAAATGTATCTATAACAAACATTAATATAAATAAAAAAAAAGTTATTCTCCAACTTATTAATAAACTTTGA
- a CDS encoding symmetrical bis(5'-nucleosyl)-tetraphosphatase, translating into MSDYAIGDIHGCYDSLLNLLEIIDFSDKRDKLWFVGDLVNRGPNSIKVLRFIKNLPIKPNISLGNHDLYLLNCIFNKHFSKHINKKTKTILQAHDILHLGHWLKQQSIIHYSKKLNVIMCHAGIPPIWDSKLAKFYANQLKIYINTGLYFSITNQLYEKKISYQQYKHIHNKYIKLSNYFTKMRYCNINGNLLLEYKNINLKQNNYFPWFEVPTRKNIHEDIIFGHWSKLNGICKQPKIYPLDTGCVWGKKLTALRLQDKKYFQAPGLRHTF; encoded by the coding sequence ATGTCTGATTACGCAATAGGTGACATACACGGATGTTATGACAGTTTATTAAATCTTTTAGAAATAATTGATTTTTCTGATAAAAGAGACAAACTTTGGTTTGTAGGAGATTTAGTAAATAGAGGACCTAATTCTATAAAAGTATTACGTTTTATAAAAAATTTACCCATAAAACCAAATATATCCCTAGGGAATCATGATTTATATCTACTTAATTGTATATTTAATAAGCACTTTTCAAAACACATCAATAAAAAAACTAAAACAATATTACAAGCTCATGACATATTACATTTAGGACATTGGTTAAAACAACAATCTATTATACATTATAGTAAAAAACTAAATGTAATAATGTGTCATGCCGGAATACCACCTATATGGGATTCCAAATTGGCAAAATTTTATGCAAATCAATTAAAAATATATATAAATACAGGATTATATTTTTCAATAACTAATCAATTATACGAAAAAAAAATCAGTTATCAACAATATAAACACATTCATAATAAATATATAAAACTAAGTAATTACTTCACAAAAATGAGATACTGTAATATAAATGGAAATCTATTACTAGAATATAAAAATATTAACTTAAAACAAAACAATTATTTCCCATGGTTTGAAGTTCCTACGAGAAAAAACATACATGAAGACATCATATTTGGACATTGGTCTAAATTGAATGGTATATGTAAACAACCAAAAATATATCCATTAGATACTGGATGTGTATGGGGGAAAAAATTAACAGCTTTAAGATTACAAGATAAAAAATATTTTCAAGCACCAGGATTAAGACATACATTTTAA
- a CDS encoding signal recognition particle protein yields MFKHLTNKLSFIFDKFKRKKNIGRDNVCWMLNKVRISFIESGVSIIVVDDFIKKVEQKILGERVFSDVKSFKFIMKVIYDELVSVLGGKVCNELILKSCNFHYKSIVIFFLIGLQGSGKTTTSAKLAWYLKEKMCKNVMLSSLDVYRPGAIEQLKILSEEIMVPFFSLNLLRDQYAPIDIAKKTLKEAERLNADIVIFDTAGRLHINSVMMKELKDLYDNICPSEVLFVIDSMVGQDSINIVKSFYNFIPFTGFIITKTDSDSRCGVAFSIKYVVDKPIKFIGNGESIYDFEFFYPDRIASTILGMGDILGFFDEIQKKMDNNITNNRESVELFDRVSDGRLLGLEDFRRYLLNLYKVENISSLINRLPSMNLNLERIKHSFSKQEIKKYIAIINSMTLIERNFPKIIIGSRKKRIAIGSGTKIQDVNRVLKEFDRVNKIIKDYKKVDNFKKLFFKKYKR; encoded by the coding sequence ATGTTTAAGCATTTAACGAATAAATTATCATTTATATTTGATAAGTTTAAAAGAAAAAAAAATATTGGTAGGGATAACGTTTGTTGGATGTTAAATAAAGTTCGTATTTCTTTTATTGAATCAGGTGTATCGATTATTGTTGTTGATGATTTTATAAAAAAAGTAGAACAAAAAATATTAGGGGAAAGAGTATTCTCTGATGTAAAATCATTTAAATTTATTATGAAAGTTATTTACGACGAGTTAGTTTCTGTGTTGGGGGGTAAGGTATGTAATGAATTAATTTTAAAGAGTTGTAATTTTCATTACAAATCTATTGTAATATTTTTTTTGATTGGATTGCAAGGTTCAGGAAAAACAACAACTTCTGCTAAGTTAGCTTGGTATTTGAAGGAAAAAATGTGTAAAAATGTTATGTTATCTAGTTTAGATGTATATAGGCCTGGAGCAATTGAACAATTAAAGATTTTATCTGAAGAGATCATGGTTCCTTTTTTTTCTTTAAATTTATTAAGAGACCAGTATGCACCAATAGATATTGCAAAAAAAACATTAAAAGAAGCAGAAAGATTGAATGCGGATATAGTGATTTTTGATACAGCAGGAAGGTTACATATAAATTCTGTTATGATGAAAGAGTTAAAGGATTTGTATGATAATATTTGTCCATCAGAAGTTTTATTCGTGATTGATAGTATGGTAGGTCAAGATTCAATTAATATTGTAAAGAGTTTTTATAATTTTATTCCGTTTACAGGATTTATTATAACTAAAACTGACAGTGATTCTCGATGTGGTGTGGCTTTTTCTATAAAGTATGTTGTTGATAAGCCTATTAAGTTTATAGGAAATGGAGAAAGTATTTATGATTTTGAGTTTTTTTATCCAGATAGAATTGCTTCTACCATATTAGGTATGGGTGATATTCTTGGTTTTTTTGATGAAATTCAAAAGAAAATGGATAATAATATTACAAATAATCGGGAAAGTGTAGAATTATTTGATAGAGTCAGTGATGGTAGATTATTAGGTTTAGAAGATTTTAGGAGGTATTTATTAAATTTATATAAGGTAGAAAATATTTCTAGTTTAATAAATAGGTTACCAAGTATGAATCTAAATTTAGAGAGAATAAAACATTCTTTTAGTAAACAAGAGATTAAAAAATATATTGCTATAATTAATTCTATGACTTTAATAGAACGTAACTTTCCTAAGATTATTATTGGTTCTCGAAAAAAAAGGATAGCAATTGGTTCTGGAACAAAAATTCAAGATGTCAATCGTGTATTAAAAGAGTTTGATAGAGTTAATAAAATAATTAAAGATTATAAAAAAGTTGATAATTTTAAGAAATTGTTTTTTAAAAAATATAAAAGATGA
- a CDS encoding peroxiredoxin: MSTILVSKKAPNFTAPAVLENNSIINEFNLYERTKDKYTVLFFYPLNFTFVCPTELISINHRINEFKNLNTEIISISVDSQFSHYTYKNTPIKNGGIGPVKFVMVSDVKHTICKSYEIEHPNEGISLRGTFIIDKNRIIRHQSINDLPIGRNIDEILRILNAIQTFETNGNVCPAGWENGKKTIHPSSEGIIKFLQLNSETL, encoded by the coding sequence ATGAGTACAATATTAGTTAGTAAAAAAGCACCTAATTTTACAGCACCAGCTGTACTTGAAAACAATTCTATAATTAATGAATTTAATTTATATGAAAGAACTAAAGACAAATATACAGTTCTATTTTTTTACCCACTTAATTTTACATTTGTATGTCCAACAGAATTAATATCTATAAATCATAGAATAAATGAATTCAAAAACTTAAATACAGAAATTATATCTATATCTGTAGATTCCCAATTTTCACATTACACATATAAAAATACCCCAATAAAAAATGGAGGAATTGGACCTGTTAAATTTGTAATGGTCTCAGATGTAAAACATACTATATGTAAATCCTATGAAATAGAACACCCAAATGAAGGAATATCTTTAAGAGGAACATTTATAATAGATAAAAACCGAATAATACGACACCAAAGTATAAATGATCTACCAATTGGAAGAAACATAGATGAAATACTAAGAATACTAAACGCAATACAAACATTTGAAACTAATGGAAATGTTTGCCCAGCCGGATGGGAAAATGGTAAAAAAACAATACATCCTTCCTCAGAAGGCATTATCAAATTTTTACAATTAAATTCAGAAACACTTTAA
- the rho gene encoding transcription termination factor Rho, producing the protein MNLSELKQLPIADLVSIAQKMGTENTSRMRKQDIIFAILKAHSCKGEDIFGGGVLEILPDSFGFLRSEEGFYQAGPDDIYVSPSQIRRFGLRTGDTIIGKIRPPKDNERYFALLKVDQINFDSPEDAKRKILFENLTPLFATRRLIMEQGNGSTEDLTARVIDLCAPFGRGQRGLIVSPPKAGKTIMLQNIAHSIEKNYVDCYLIVLLIDERPEEVTEMQRSVKGEVVASTFDEPANRHIQVAEMVIEKAKRLVEHKKDVVVLLDSITRLARAYNAVIPSSGKVLTGGVDANALQRPKRLYGAARNIEEGGSLTIIATALIDTGSRMDEIIYEEFKGTGNMEIHLSRNIAERRVFPAININRSGTRREDLLLSSEYLHRIWILRKILQSMDETDSIEFLLEKMKHHKTNSDFFDAMKRQE; encoded by the coding sequence ATGAATCTTAGTGAATTAAAGCAATTACCAATTGCTGATCTTGTGAGTATTGCTCAAAAAATGGGTACAGAAAATACATCGCGCATGCGTAAACAAGATATTATTTTTGCAATTTTAAAAGCTCATTCTTGTAAGGGAGAAGATATATTTGGAGGCGGAGTATTAGAAATTTTGCCAGATAGTTTTGGGTTTTTAAGATCTGAAGAGGGTTTTTATCAAGCTGGTCCAGATGATATTTATGTTTCTCCTAGTCAAATAAGAAGATTTGGTCTTCGTACTGGTGATACTATCATAGGAAAGATTCGACCGCCTAAAGATAATGAACGTTATTTTGCTTTATTAAAAGTTGATCAAATTAATTTTGATTCTCCAGAAGATGCTAAAAGAAAGATTTTATTTGAAAATTTAACGCCTTTATTTGCTACAAGGCGTTTGATTATGGAACAAGGAAATGGTAGTACTGAAGATTTAACAGCTAGAGTTATTGATCTTTGTGCTCCTTTTGGTAGAGGTCAGAGAGGATTGATTGTTTCACCTCCCAAGGCAGGGAAAACTATTATGTTGCAGAATATTGCGCACTCTATTGAAAAAAATTATGTAGATTGTTATTTAATAGTTTTATTAATTGATGAGCGTCCTGAAGAAGTTACTGAAATGCAACGTTCTGTTAAAGGTGAAGTTGTTGCCAGTACTTTTGATGAGCCTGCTAATCGTCATATTCAGGTAGCTGAAATGGTTATTGAGAAGGCTAAACGTTTGGTAGAGCATAAGAAAGATGTTGTAGTTCTTCTTGATTCTATTACTAGATTAGCTAGGGCTTATAATGCTGTTATTCCATCATCTGGTAAGGTTTTAACTGGTGGTGTTGATGCAAATGCATTACAGCGACCTAAGAGGTTATATGGTGCGGCTAGAAATATTGAAGAAGGTGGTAGTTTGACTATAATTGCTACTGCTTTAATTGATACTGGTTCTAGGATGGATGAGATAATTTATGAAGAATTTAAAGGAACAGGAAATATGGAGATTCATTTAAGTAGAAATATAGCGGAGCGCAGAGTTTTTCCTGCTATAAATATAAATAGATCTGGTACTCGTCGTGAGGATCTATTATTGAGTTCTGAATATTTACATAGAATATGGATATTGAGGAAAATTTTACAATCTATGGATGAAACTGATTCTATAGAGTTTTTATTAGAAAAGATGAAACATCATAAAACTAATTCTGATTTTTTTGATGCGATGAAACGTCAAGAATGA
- a CDS encoding Lpg1974 family pore-forming outer membrane protein produces the protein MLNLKKTAIAVLTLSSSAVFAGTMGSFCTPLSVSVPCKKNTWDFSAYTLYLSSETNENNHDNEQSNISDSYITWPYLINLEHNLGFKLVSSYYLNSGNDITFNWNHWQGNEENNIHQGDLIDLIPHKTSMITDISGENIKPKWNSMDLEFGQTINLNNLTNIRIHTGIQYSNIERDQKLTLSSQDFANNNLLYKESTQYTGMGPNIGTDITYNFGNGFSIYGKGSTAILSGDHKSISTHFNEKGEVTYDTKSKTSIIPGIETQLGAKYTYMTNKGDVTLNTGWTWISYSNVIDTISNNSLSRNSNFSVYGPFFGIKWTSNM, from the coding sequence ATGTTAAATCTAAAAAAAACAGCAATAGCCGTACTTACTTTAAGTAGCAGCGCAGTATTCGCTGGAACTATGGGGTCCTTTTGTACTCCTTTATCGGTTTCTGTTCCATGCAAAAAAAATACATGGGATTTTAGTGCTTATACTTTATATTTAAGCTCTGAAACAAACGAAAACAATCATGATAATGAACAATCAAACATAAGCGATAGTTACATTACATGGCCATACCTTATAAATTTAGAACATAATCTAGGTTTCAAATTAGTAAGCTCTTATTACTTAAATTCCGGAAATGATATAACATTCAACTGGAATCATTGGCAAGGAAATGAAGAAAATAATATACATCAAGGAGATTTAATAGATTTAATACCACACAAAACATCTATGATCACCGACATTTCCGGGGAAAATATAAAACCAAAATGGAATTCAATGGATCTAGAATTCGGACAAACTATAAATCTAAATAACCTTACTAATATAAGAATTCATACTGGAATTCAATATTCCAATATAGAAAGAGATCAAAAACTAACTTTATCTAGTCAAGACTTTGCAAACAACAATCTACTATATAAAGAAAGTACTCAATATACAGGAATGGGACCAAATATAGGAACCGATATAACATATAATTTTGGAAACGGATTTTCAATATACGGTAAGGGATCAACAGCTATATTATCTGGAGATCATAAATCTATATCAACTCATTTCAATGAGAAAGGAGAAGTAACTTACGATACCAAATCAAAAACATCTATAATTCCTGGAATAGAAACTCAACTAGGAGCAAAATACACATACATGACAAATAAAGGAGATGTAACGTTAAATACAGGATGGACTTGGATTAGTTACTCAAATGTGATAGATACAATAAGTAACAATTCATTATCAAGAAACTCAAACTTTTCTGTATATGGTCCATTCTTTGGAATAAAGTGGACAAGCAACATGTAA
- the rpiA gene encoding ribose-5-phosphate isomerase RpiA, with product MYYKNELNKKKIAKSTLKYIKNSSIIGIGTGTTVNYFIKYISTIKYLNKKTLYIPSSKITEQYLKFFNLPITNINSISDLPIYIDSADEITTKYNMIKGGGGALTREKIIASFAKKFICIVEERKIVKKLGKFPVAVEVIPMAKNHVINELTKLGGIPKQRINFITDNGNIILDVHNLNIKNPKSLEKKINNIPGVIENGIFAKRTANKIIIGTKNNRIIKL from the coding sequence ATTTATTATAAAAATGAACTCAATAAAAAAAAAATAGCAAAATCAACTTTAAAATATATTAAAAACTCATCTATTATAGGAATTGGAACAGGAACAACCGTAAATTATTTTATAAAGTATATATCTACAATAAAATATTTAAATAAAAAAACACTATATATACCAAGTTCTAAAATAACAGAACAATACCTTAAATTTTTCAATTTACCCATTACAAATATAAATTCCATTTCAGATTTACCTATCTATATCGATAGCGCAGATGAAATCACAACAAAATACAATATGATCAAAGGTGGAGGAGGAGCATTAACTAGAGAAAAAATTATTGCTTCCTTTGCAAAAAAATTTATCTGCATTGTTGAAGAAAGAAAAATTGTCAAAAAATTAGGTAAATTTCCAGTAGCAGTAGAAGTTATACCAATGGCAAAAAATCATGTAATAAACGAACTAACTAAACTAGGTGGAATTCCTAAACAAAGAATAAATTTCATAACTGACAACGGAAACATAATATTAGATGTTCATAATTTAAACATAAAAAATCCAAAATCTTTAGAAAAAAAAATAAACAATATACCAGGAGTAATAGAAAACGGAATATTTGCAAAAAGAACTGCAAATAAAATTATAATTGGCACAAAAAATAATCGTATTATTAAACTATAA